A genome region from Maridesulfovibrio salexigens DSM 2638 includes the following:
- the pelG gene encoding exopolysaccharide Pel transporter PelG: protein MAGIGFELRKMLRGDSFLSEMSAYLYAAMVSSGPWLMSVLCLAVLGLYSYSGFSRMDQDIFRTTIVYVYAFSLIYVGYIQLVVTRYLADRFYLGDEKVTLTAFFTSALVLLAAGGLISVGGIWFFELSFIYKLIAVILFLVVAMIWLTMIFLSAVKDFRSIVQGFAVGTMCSVGIAFFLYPLFGLDGYLLGYTLGQAVIFFWLLARLLAEFPPGRVWDSALFSYFIKYWELALIGMFFNLAIWVDKIMFWFAPDSRMVVPYLRTHDMYEGPIFFAYLTIVPTLSIFLVKTETKFYEHYHDYFAKIISKEDLSSILQEKKGMIKMLKESLREILIVQGTLTMLCIFMAPEFVDLVGLSPLQQPLLQIALVGSLLQVMLSVAVIILFYFDQRKEVLTVTLVFLLSNVGLTWLSMQLGFTFYGYGYCYSCFIALMCAYHLVSKSVRDLEYLTFSSQPLF from the coding sequence ATGGCAGGAATAGGATTTGAACTGAGAAAAATGCTCCGTGGGGACAGCTTTCTTTCCGAAATGTCCGCATATTTGTATGCTGCTATGGTTTCGTCCGGGCCGTGGCTTATGAGTGTTCTCTGTCTGGCTGTACTGGGCCTATATTCTTATTCCGGTTTTTCCCGGATGGATCAGGATATTTTTCGTACTACCATTGTTTATGTCTATGCTTTTTCACTCATCTATGTGGGCTATATCCAACTTGTGGTGACTCGTTATCTAGCCGACCGTTTTTATCTGGGTGATGAGAAGGTAACTCTTACCGCTTTTTTTACCAGTGCTCTTGTATTGCTTGCAGCCGGTGGCTTAATAAGTGTTGGGGGTATTTGGTTTTTTGAGCTGAGCTTCATCTATAAGCTTATTGCGGTGATACTTTTCCTTGTCGTAGCTATGATCTGGTTGACTATGATTTTTCTTTCGGCTGTAAAGGATTTCCGGTCTATCGTTCAGGGGTTCGCAGTGGGAACCATGTGTAGTGTGGGGATCGCTTTTTTTCTTTACCCATTGTTCGGTCTTGATGGGTATTTACTGGGGTATACTTTAGGTCAGGCTGTTATTTTTTTCTGGCTTTTGGCTCGGTTGCTTGCTGAGTTCCCTCCGGGCAGGGTTTGGGATTCGGCATTATTCTCATATTTTATCAAATATTGGGAACTGGCCCTGATCGGAATGTTTTTCAATCTGGCTATCTGGGTAGATAAAATCATGTTCTGGTTTGCGCCGGATTCCAGAATGGTGGTGCCCTACCTGCGCACTCATGATATGTATGAAGGGCCTATTTTTTTCGCTTACCTGACCATTGTGCCTACCTTGTCCATTTTTCTGGTTAAAACTGAAACAAAGTTCTACGAGCACTATCACGACTACTTTGCAAAAATAATATCCAAGGAAGACCTTTCCAGTATTTTGCAGGAAAAGAAGGGCATGATCAAAATGCTTAAGGAAAGTTTGCGTGAAATTTTGATTGTGCAGGGGACCCTGACCATGCTCTGTATTTTTATGGCCCCTGAGTTTGTTGATTTAGTAGGCCTTTCTCCTTTACAACAGCCTCTTTTGCAGATTGCTTTGGTTGGCTCTCTACTACAGGTCATGCTTTCTGTGGCTGTGATCATTCTATTTTATTTTGACCAGCGTAAGGAAGTGCTGACGGTCACCCTTGTGTTTCTGCTAAGTAACGTGGGGCTGACTTGGTTGAGCATGCAGCTTGGCTTCACTTTTTACGGTTATGGTTATTGCTATTCATGCTTCATTGCATTGATGTGTGCTTACCATCTTGTTTCAAAAAGTGTTCGTGATCTGGAATATTTAACTTTTTCAAGTCAGCCGTTGTTCTGA
- a CDS encoding sensor domain-containing diguanylate cyclase, with protein MFKVNTEAKRYKLSKYYETLLGLVAITAVNLIFYRHDPGFLSVSPHPYWIVILLTSTRYGFAGGLFSGIMAGLFLIVFKSLSIPDIELVDFKTLSMWGKPILFFIVGVVLGETRQLHLKEYSDVCEERDAYHDAFDKVKTKYDILSEAKQELDSKILSQESTLGTLYEAAQGLRTLSIDSIYPAVLDILREFMDVEECSIYLLDGTEFRLDTALRHGKSYLPEVVPWGESLMSIAAAQKRAVSIRDIASNESMPSGIIISAPILADNHQHVVGVLNVEKMPFLKFTSDSVRVAGLVADWCGSSVENATVFAETKDKLIADEITDAYTFDYFLRRLREEFVRARRYELDLSLIMLEFPGLSNASDEGRDEVLMAFSMILKNQVREIDILFISDEPGAFYLILPTTPTAGARVVVNNLLSSFKALSVMAFETDQNLVELRAGVAGYTLGMEDPAELVKNVKEDMVSVLFAE; from the coding sequence ATGTTTAAAGTTAATACAGAGGCAAAAAGATATAAGCTCTCCAAATATTACGAGACCTTGCTGGGTCTGGTTGCCATCACTGCGGTCAACCTCATCTTTTATCGTCACGATCCCGGTTTTCTTTCTGTTTCACCCCATCCTTACTGGATAGTTATCCTGCTTACTTCGACCCGCTACGGTTTTGCGGGAGGGTTGTTTTCCGGGATAATGGCCGGTTTATTTCTCATAGTTTTTAAAAGTCTGTCCATTCCTGACATTGAGCTGGTGGATTTTAAAACCTTGTCCATGTGGGGGAAACCAATCCTTTTCTTTATTGTCGGGGTTGTTCTTGGCGAGACTCGCCAGTTGCATCTCAAAGAATATTCCGATGTATGCGAAGAGAGGGATGCCTATCATGATGCGTTTGATAAGGTTAAGACTAAATACGATATCCTTAGTGAGGCTAAGCAGGAACTGGATAGTAAGATTCTTTCGCAGGAAAGTACTCTGGGAACATTATATGAAGCTGCGCAGGGTTTGCGAACTCTGAGTATCGACAGCATCTATCCGGCAGTACTGGATATTCTCCGTGAGTTTATGGATGTGGAGGAGTGTTCCATTTACCTGTTGGATGGAACTGAATTCAGACTTGATACAGCTTTGCGGCATGGAAAGAGTTATTTGCCAGAAGTAGTTCCCTGGGGTGAAAGCCTGATGAGTATTGCTGCCGCTCAAAAGCGGGCTGTCTCTATCCGCGATATTGCCAGCAATGAGAGTATGCCCAGCGGTATAATCATTTCCGCCCCAATTCTGGCTGACAATCACCAGCATGTGGTCGGAGTATTGAATGTAGAGAAAATGCCTTTTCTCAAATTCACAAGTGATTCTGTGCGAGTGGCCGGATTGGTTGCGGACTGGTGCGGCAGCAGTGTTGAAAATGCCACTGTTTTTGCGGAAACAAAAGATAAGCTTATCGCCGATGAAATCACTGATGCCTATACTTTTGATTATTTCCTGCGCAGGCTGCGGGAGGAGTTTGTAAGGGCGCGGCGTTATGAACTGGATTTGTCTTTGATCATGTTGGAATTCCCGGGACTTTCCAATGCTTCTGATGAAGGGCGTGACGAAGTTCTCATGGCTTTCAGTATGATCCTTAAAAATCAGGTTCGCGAAATCGATATCCTGTTTATCAGTGATGAGCCGGGAGCTTTTTACCTGATCCTGCCGACCACGCCTACTGCAGGTGCCCGGGTGGTGGTAAATAACCTGCTTAGTTCTTTCAAGGCCCTCAGTGTGATGGCCTTTGAAACAGACCAGAATCTTGTTGAACTTCGGGCCGGGGTGGCTGGATACACTCTTGGTATGGAAGACCCTGCAGAACTGGTCAAGAATGTGAAAGAGGATATGGTCAGTGTACTTTTTGCGGAATAA
- a CDS encoding HEAT repeat domain-containing protein: MARMRLLGAFAASYILEGGAVWFYLNRGAASWYIYTAIAAHIFSALSFFIFTAPKPRAVPGIGFYYPRIAALFTFFMPLIGLAGITLTLLMSRVFMKSYGLAEEYKEKAYEGGGVDVDLPTDISEFLYDEIDVHPIADILTGDDMEMKRGAVNLLRHIGSAEAVKLLRKSLSDESSEVRFYAHTALTRLEEDYAEAVEKARFRADKYDSAQSHAELASVYRNYARSGLPEVNMQERSMGLACEHWRKAVEKDQESTDYLMRLAEAYVESRKFSEALHIYRETMKTPKLEMESRLGICRTFFEMGNFIALFEEVEQLRVLPELESPDPFKALIYNFWREELVSGEGAEVEADFNEVGNEFR; encoded by the coding sequence ATGGCGCGGATGCGCCTGCTGGGGGCTTTTGCTGCTTCCTATATACTGGAAGGTGGAGCTGTGTGGTTCTACCTGAACAGGGGAGCTGCCTCTTGGTACATATATACCGCAATTGCCGCTCATATTTTTTCCGCCCTGTCTTTTTTCATTTTTACTGCTCCCAAGCCGCGCGCTGTTCCCGGGATTGGATTTTACTATCCTCGTATCGCTGCCCTGTTTACCTTTTTCATGCCTTTGATCGGGTTGGCCGGAATTACACTGACTCTGCTCATGTCCCGTGTTTTTATGAAAAGTTACGGTCTTGCTGAGGAATATAAGGAAAAGGCTTACGAAGGTGGAGGCGTTGATGTTGATCTGCCCACTGATATTTCCGAATTTTTATATGACGAAATTGATGTCCATCCCATCGCGGATATCTTGACCGGGGATGACATGGAAATGAAGAGAGGAGCAGTCAATTTGCTGCGCCATATCGGTTCAGCCGAGGCTGTAAAGTTGCTGCGTAAAAGTCTTTCCGATGAAAGTTCCGAGGTTCGTTTCTATGCTCATACCGCGTTGACAAGGCTTGAAGAGGATTACGCAGAAGCGGTGGAAAAGGCACGTTTTAGAGCAGACAAATACGATAGCGCACAATCCCATGCCGAGCTTGCCTCGGTTTATCGTAATTATGCCCGCAGCGGTCTGCCGGAAGTGAATATGCAGGAGCGTTCCATGGGGCTTGCGTGTGAGCATTGGCGTAAGGCTGTCGAAAAGGATCAGGAAAGTACGGACTACCTGATGCGTCTTGCTGAGGCATATGTTGAAAGTAGAAAATTCAGCGAAGCTTTGCATATCTATCGTGAGACAATGAAAACGCCTAAGCTTGAAATGGAATCCCGCCTTGGGATTTGTAGGACTTTTTTTGAAATGGGTAATTTTATTGCATTGTTTGAAGAGGTTGAGCAACTGCGAGTACTACCTGAACTGGAGTCTCCCGATCCCTTTAAGGCTTTGATTTATAATTTTTGGAGAGAGGAATTAGTGTCAGGAGAGGGAGCAGAAGTAGAAGCTGATTTCAATGAGGTGGGCAATGAGTTCAGATAA
- a CDS encoding SPOR domain-containing protein, with protein sequence MTVLIPVMHGTPLRAEDTTVAAVEKKSETIWTVRVSSFLQADSAWNFVSYLKSEGYAPAMVYLYDRQGRGWHVVQIGDYPTRSQARAAGRLFKDKTRLDYLIRSMPLDLLEERTLNSPGELLPAPSPELAAKNAGSKGSATTTTLTPEPILVGAPESLFYELDQGDVLRATGQRQQKVILSRIMIRRGYVEDGLREYSKLLKIYPDDLELREEYIGALIDNSELAKAEAMLSRWLNLDPESPRALRQQARLRLLAGDYSVQIDTLDYLLRLRPGDTDSISAKAYSTQQGGDWLGAIESFSQLVDAEPDNYEARQALSGLLMERRPRLELTPSVYLQSDESITTAFGGSFAMQITDQTRGEIYYANTCIYRPQGDGIEQIDKDVNQAAFLLKRDFTRTFTGIAGVGGYEGTASGISGTLGFDWRIHDPGTFSAMIDYNNPWLDEPSATNYEGHYNQLSLTYDGFYDDTWGLFLNGQLRQYKLESDRNYGAKGIYNVILTRRLLSDPDLFVSYSFYRSFFKYDDETFKPFEVVENESIHTFSASFSKSLCDTIVFQAAGGIRFDEFKNSPSYFGSPSLSLRLGKFELSLNYEYSSDSGLAGGGETQFVSGGIGFVF encoded by the coding sequence ATGACGGTCTTGATACCGGTCATGCATGGAACTCCGCTCCGGGCGGAGGACACTACCGTTGCGGCTGTAGAGAAGAAGAGCGAGACTATCTGGACGGTCAGAGTCAGTTCCTTTTTGCAGGCAGATTCCGCATGGAATTTCGTGTCCTACTTAAAAAGTGAAGGCTATGCTCCGGCAATGGTTTATCTTTATGACAGACAAGGCAGGGGCTGGCATGTGGTTCAGATAGGAGATTATCCAACACGGAGTCAGGCTCGTGCTGCTGGACGTCTATTTAAGGATAAGACCAGGCTTGATTACCTTATCCGCTCCATGCCTTTAGATTTATTAGAGGAACGGACATTGAATTCTCCGGGAGAGTTGTTGCCTGCACCATCCCCAGAGCTGGCAGCAAAGAATGCCGGCTCCAAGGGATCTGCTACAACTACTACACTTACACCTGAACCCATCTTGGTCGGTGCACCGGAATCTCTGTTCTACGAACTTGATCAGGGAGATGTTTTGCGGGCCACCGGACAGCGACAGCAAAAAGTAATTTTATCTCGTATTATGATTCGTCGCGGTTATGTGGAAGACGGTCTCAGAGAGTATTCAAAACTGCTCAAAATTTATCCAGATGATCTGGAGCTGCGCGAAGAATATATCGGCGCACTTATCGATAATAGTGAGCTGGCAAAGGCTGAAGCCATGTTAAGTCGTTGGCTTAACCTTGATCCGGAATCTCCTCGCGCCCTGCGTCAGCAAGCCCGTTTGCGTTTGTTGGCCGGAGATTATTCAGTGCAGATTGATACTCTGGACTACCTGTTGCGGTTGCGGCCCGGAGATACTGATTCCATCTCCGCCAAGGCTTACAGTACCCAGCAGGGTGGGGATTGGCTGGGAGCGATTGAAAGTTTTTCCCAGCTTGTCGATGCTGAGCCTGACAATTATGAAGCTAGGCAGGCTCTTTCCGGCCTGCTTATGGAACGTAGGCCCCGCCTTGAGCTTACTCCCAGTGTATACCTGCAGTCTGATGAATCAATAACTACTGCTTTTGGCGGTAGTTTTGCCATGCAGATTACGGATCAGACCAGAGGGGAGATTTATTACGCCAACACCTGCATCTACCGTCCGCAAGGGGATGGAATTGAGCAGATTGATAAGGATGTGAATCAGGCTGCATTTTTACTGAAGCGTGATTTTACCCGTACGTTTACCGGTATTGCTGGAGTGGGGGGATATGAAGGAACTGCTTCGGGGATATCCGGTACTCTCGGTTTTGATTGGCGCATTCATGATCCCGGAACATTCTCCGCCATGATAGATTACAATAATCCTTGGCTCGATGAACCTTCTGCAACCAACTATGAAGGGCATTACAATCAGTTGTCCCTGACTTATGACGGTTTTTATGACGATACCTGGGGACTCTTTCTTAATGGTCAGTTGAGGCAGTATAAGCTTGAATCAGACCGGAATTACGGGGCCAAGGGAATTTATAATGTCATCTTGACCCGCAGGCTTCTTTCAGACCCCGATCTTTTCGTTTCTTACTCTTTCTATCGTTCTTTCTTTAAATATGATGATGAAACTTTCAAGCCGTTTGAAGTGGTGGAAAATGAGAGTATTCATACCTTCAGCGCCAGCTTTAGCAAGTCGCTTTGTGATACAATAGTCTTTCAGGCCGCTGGAGGAATCAGGTTTGATGAGTTCAAGAACAGCCCCAGTTATTTCGGAAGTCCTTCATTATCTCTAAGACTGGGCAAGTTTGAGTTGAGTCTCAACTATGAATACAGCAGTGATTCCGGGCTTGCCGGGGGCGGGGAAACCCAGTTCGTTAGCGGTGGGATCGGTTTTGTTTTCTAA
- the pelF gene encoding GT4 family glycosyltransferase PelF has translation MSSDKQYDVCLLLEGTYPFVAGGVSTWIHNLIKGMPELTFTAVCILASSKEKAEYRYEVPDNFVDPQIVYLHDPIDIQKNPFKKISATNIEKLRKFHYRLDRNDISMMKDMVELFRHDKYPLSELFHGKKAWDVLVERYKPDSNDESFIDYFWTYRFTHLPIFKMLPLDLPKAKVYHTISTGYAGLLGVVARVMTGRPLLLTEHGIYVKERKIEISQAEWVYRKEDERMRIQSKLGAFQTFWIRMFEQLARLCYDYSSAIYTLYEGNRQFEIQEGADPDKIRVIPNGINLDDFLGLKPADHDYMGQTEFAVGFVGRVVPIKDVKTFLRSIKIVAIKIENLKVYIMGPTEEDKEYYEECVNLVRLLHLEDVVEFTGKVRVTDYLPKLDVIVLTSISEAQPLVIMEANCAGIPAVASDVGSCRELLEGRTVADQALGPSGIVTKVADPVSTGEAILKILTSPILRSKMSKAGIERVKTFYKESDLNETYLNIYKDYMAMEDLE, from the coding sequence ATGAGTTCAGATAAGCAATATGATGTTTGCCTGCTCCTTGAGGGTACTTACCCGTTTGTAGCCGGTGGTGTTTCCACATGGATTCATAACCTGATCAAGGGGATGCCGGAACTGACTTTTACTGCGGTTTGTATTCTCGCTTCTTCCAAAGAAAAAGCTGAATATCGGTACGAAGTTCCTGATAATTTTGTGGATCCGCAAATTGTCTATCTGCATGATCCCATCGATATTCAAAAGAATCCATTTAAGAAAATTTCTGCTACCAATATAGAGAAGCTTAGAAAGTTTCATTATCGTCTTGATCGTAATGACATCAGTATGATGAAAGATATGGTCGAACTTTTTCGGCATGATAAGTATCCGCTTTCCGAGTTGTTTCATGGAAAGAAGGCTTGGGACGTTCTCGTTGAGCGCTATAAGCCGGATTCAAATGATGAGTCATTTATCGATTACTTCTGGACTTATCGTTTCACCCATCTGCCAATTTTTAAAATGCTGCCTCTCGACCTGCCCAAGGCTAAGGTTTATCACACTATTTCTACTGGATATGCAGGGCTGCTCGGCGTTGTAGCCCGGGTTATGACCGGACGTCCGTTGCTGCTCACCGAGCACGGAATTTATGTTAAAGAGCGCAAGATTGAAATTTCTCAGGCTGAGTGGGTATATCGCAAGGAAGATGAGCGTATGCGCATTCAAAGCAAACTTGGTGCGTTTCAGACTTTCTGGATAAGGATGTTCGAGCAACTGGCCCGATTATGTTATGATTATTCGTCAGCTATTTACACCCTCTATGAGGGTAACCGGCAGTTCGAGATTCAGGAGGGGGCAGACCCGGATAAGATCAGGGTTATCCCAAATGGAATCAATCTTGATGACTTTCTGGGGCTAAAACCTGCTGATCATGACTATATGGGTCAGACTGAGTTTGCTGTTGGTTTTGTCGGGCGTGTGGTGCCTATCAAGGACGTTAAAACTTTTTTGCGTTCCATCAAGATCGTAGCAATCAAGATTGAGAACCTTAAAGTTTATATAATGGGGCCTACTGAGGAGGATAAGGAATATTACGAGGAATGCGTTAACCTTGTCCGGTTGCTTCATCTTGAGGATGTGGTGGAATTTACCGGAAAGGTCCGGGTTACGGATTACCTGCCTAAACTAGATGTAATTGTTCTTACCAGTATCAGTGAAGCCCAGCCATTGGTTATCATGGAGGCAAACTGCGCTGGAATTCCGGCTGTTGCTTCAGATGTAGGCTCCTGCCGGGAACTTCTGGAGGGTCGTACCGTAGCTGATCAGGCTTTAGGGCCATCCGGGATTGTCACTAAAGTTGCGGACCCGGTCAGTACCGGGGAGGCGATTTTGAAAATTCTGACCAGCCCGATTCTGCGTAGCAAGATGTCTAAAGCTGGAATTGAACGGGTGAAGACTTTTTACAAAGAGTCCGATCTCAACGAGACCTATCTGAATATTTATAAAGATTACATGGCAATGGAAGACCTGGAGTAG
- a CDS encoding HDOD domain-containing protein — MHEIEQTTTLNPQVKDAAVKYVRHLFSQADESDFIRLLKKEAFKNVYKKMIVEPDEFMPQPRPSDIGPWEGPKPDTPRDFLKSKLVLPSLPQVLLEIQKVVKDPESSAGDLAAVINKDPKLVAAILRLANSAMFSFRTEVDTTSRAVALLGFRQASSLALGTVSLSLFKRSEGTQVLKVERFWKHAIACGVVAQEIAKLAGFHDSERYFVAGMLHDIGLYVIFESDKSLGADLAELARKNGNCLYDAEKELLGFSHGELGGVILQDWNFPKSLVLAASAHHNPEKAKKDPDAGIIHVADFISRALGYHLGLSPVLGVLDHEIYESFGVSGEMFIDMIPEVQKLIEEIFEILNPA, encoded by the coding sequence ATGCACGAAATTGAGCAGACTACAACGCTTAACCCGCAGGTTAAAGATGCCGCAGTCAAATATGTGAGACATCTTTTCAGTCAGGCTGATGAATCTGATTTCATTCGTCTTTTAAAAAAAGAGGCATTTAAAAATGTCTACAAGAAGATGATTGTGGAGCCTGATGAGTTTATGCCTCAACCACGGCCTTCTGATATCGGGCCTTGGGAAGGTCCTAAGCCAGATACTCCAAGGGATTTTTTGAAGTCGAAGCTGGTTCTTCCGTCTTTGCCTCAGGTGCTGTTGGAAATTCAGAAAGTTGTTAAAGATCCAGAGAGTTCTGCTGGCGATCTGGCCGCTGTGATCAATAAGGATCCCAAATTAGTGGCTGCTATTTTGCGGCTGGCTAACAGTGCCATGTTCAGTTTTCGAACTGAGGTGGATACTACTTCAAGAGCTGTAGCCCTTTTGGGATTCAGGCAGGCCAGCTCTCTCGCTCTTGGAACTGTTTCACTTAGTCTTTTTAAACGGAGCGAAGGGACACAGGTTCTGAAGGTCGAGAGATTTTGGAAGCATGCCATAGCCTGTGGTGTTGTCGCGCAGGAAATAGCAAAGCTGGCAGGATTTCATGATTCTGAGCGTTATTTTGTTGCAGGAATGCTCCATGATATCGGTCTTTATGTTATTTTTGAAAGTGATAAAAGCCTTGGTGCTGACCTTGCTGAGTTAGCACGCAAAAATGGGAACTGCCTATATGATGCCGAGAAGGAGCTACTTGGGTTCAGTCATGGGGAGTTAGGCGGCGTGATCCTTCAGGATTGGAATTTCCCTAAATCTTTAGTGTTGGCTGCCTCTGCTCATCATAATCCGGAAAAAGCCAAGAAAGATCCCGATGCCGGAATAATTCATGTGGCTGATTTTATCTCCAGAGCTCTGGGATATCATCTGGGATTGTCTCCTGTGCTTGGGGTCTTGGACCATGAAATCTATGAAAGTTTCGGAGTTAGCGGGGAAATGTTTATCGACATGATTCCTGAAGTTCAGAAATTGATTGAAGAAATTTTTGAAATACTGAATCCGGCATAA
- a CDS encoding HDOD domain-containing protein: MSNIQSSSKIRPEIKEAAARYVHKLFMHSGDSNLVNLLKKEAFKRVYKQMIQEPDSFLPKTFSSDTEPWDGRKPEGPADFLKGPVTLPSLPQIQMQLQRIIDDPNSTISDLAKLICREPKLSAAVMRLANSGLYKQDKPVETPSKALELLGFEKAGGLALGTASLSLFKRTDKTVLDLVKFWKHSIACGVVAQEIAVTAELGDPERFFAGGLLHDIGLHVIFESNYSLGVELFRLANSDGYNLYKAERKMLGFNHADLGGCILEKWKFPRQLVAAAGGHHNPRKIESDPDAMVIHVADFIAQALGYELGISPVIGFIDQTAWDKIGITAEQLIELLPNIQRLIDDVLLILED; the protein is encoded by the coding sequence ATGAGCAATATTCAGTCTTCATCTAAAATCAGGCCAGAGATCAAAGAGGCTGCAGCGCGTTATGTTCATAAACTCTTTATGCATTCCGGAGATTCTAATTTAGTAAATTTGCTCAAGAAAGAAGCTTTTAAGCGCGTTTATAAGCAGATGATCCAAGAGCCTGATTCCTTCTTGCCTAAGACTTTTTCTTCGGATACTGAGCCGTGGGATGGGAGAAAGCCTGAAGGCCCTGCAGATTTCTTAAAAGGTCCTGTTACCCTGCCTTCATTGCCACAGATTCAGATGCAGTTGCAGAGAATTATTGATGATCCTAATAGCACCATCAGTGATCTTGCAAAACTAATTTGTAGGGAACCAAAGCTTTCTGCAGCGGTTATGCGGCTGGCGAACAGCGGATTGTATAAGCAGGATAAGCCTGTTGAAACTCCGTCCAAGGCTTTGGAGTTGTTGGGTTTTGAAAAAGCCGGAGGCTTAGCCCTTGGAACCGCTTCTTTGAGCTTGTTTAAACGTACTGATAAAACAGTGCTTGATCTGGTAAAATTTTGGAAGCATTCCATTGCCTGCGGTGTTGTGGCGCAGGAAATTGCGGTGACTGCCGAACTTGGCGATCCTGAGCGTTTTTTTGCTGGTGGATTGCTGCATGATATCGGCCTGCATGTAATATTTGAAAGTAATTACAGTCTGGGGGTCGAGCTTTTCAGATTGGCCAACAGCGATGGATATAATCTTTACAAGGCTGAGCGTAAGATGCTCGGCTTTAACCATGCGGATCTTGGCGGCTGTATTTTAGAAAAATGGAAATTTCCCCGTCAGTTGGTAGCTGCTGCAGGCGGACATCATAATCCACGAAAAATTGAGAGTGATCCTGATGCAATGGTTATTCATGTCGCCGATTTTATAGCTCAGGCTCTTGGGTATGAACTTGGAATTTCTCCGGTAATCGGTTTTATTGACCAGACAGCGTGGGATAAGATTGGAATTACAGCTGAGCAATTGATAGAGTTGCTGCCCAATATTCAGCGTTTAATAGATGATGTCCTTTTGATTTTAGAAGATTAA
- a CDS encoding NAD-dependent epimerase/dehydratase family protein produces MTKTCLVTGCAGFIGSHLTQALLDTGHSVVGVDNFASGYEHNMEGFIGHTGFTFYKRSIVEEGLLEELKQIHPDLDVVFQLAAVVSVPYSVEHPDLTMKVNFEANRVMLDSAKELGFSSFVFAGSAAEYGNENRLPVKEEYAQDAEQLSPYGVAKYRSSAYIEESGYGCSLRFFNIFGPRQDPTSQYSGVISRFVDFGLAGKNMVIFGDGEQTRDFLYVSDVVTAYLIAAGLDEHGRGPLTGIYNVGTGVGRSVRDLATVVAGLTSAPEVIDFKPERAGDIRHSRADVSRISGKGFRAQVSFEDGLARTVDWAIKSKS; encoded by the coding sequence ATGACGAAGACCTGTCTTGTTACCGGGTGTGCCGGTTTTATAGGTAGTCACTTAACACAGGCTTTGCTTGACACAGGGCATTCTGTTGTGGGTGTTGATAATTTTGCCAGTGGATATGAGCACAACATGGAAGGCTTCATAGGGCATACTGGCTTTACTTTTTACAAAAGGTCTATAGTCGAAGAAGGCTTATTGGAGGAGCTAAAGCAGATTCATCCTGATCTGGATGTTGTTTTTCAGCTGGCTGCCGTGGTGAGCGTCCCGTATTCAGTGGAGCATCCTGATCTGACGATGAAGGTCAACTTTGAAGCTAATCGGGTTATGCTTGATAGCGCAAAGGAGCTTGGGTTTTCCAGTTTTGTCTTTGCCGGTTCAGCAGCAGAATACGGCAATGAAAATCGGCTTCCGGTTAAGGAAGAATACGCACAGGATGCTGAACAGTTAAGTCCTTACGGAGTAGCTAAGTATAGATCCTCGGCTTACATTGAAGAGTCCGGCTACGGTTGCTCTTTGCGGTTTTTTAATATTTTTGGTCCGCGTCAGGACCCGACCAGCCAGTATAGTGGTGTTATTTCCCGTTTTGTGGATTTCGGATTGGCCGGTAAAAATATGGTCATCTTCGGGGATGGGGAGCAGACAAGGGATTTCCTCTATGTTTCCGATGTGGTAACTGCATATTTAATAGCCGCTGGTCTTGATGAGCACGGGCGGGGGCCTTTGACCGGAATTTATAATGTCGGAACCGGAGTAGGAAGATCCGTGCGCGATCTTGCAACGGTTGTCGCGGGTTTAACCTCTGCCCCGGAAGTAATTGATTTCAAGCCCGAGCGGGCTGGGGATATCAGGCATTCACGTGCTGATGTAAGCAGAATTTCAGGTAAGGGTTTTAGGGCCCAAGTTTCTTTCGAGGACGGTTTGGCGCGTACTGTTGATTGGGCAATAAAATCTAAGTCCTAA